In one Brassica rapa cultivar Chiifu-401-42 unplaced genomic scaffold, CAAS_Brap_v3.01 Scaffold0169, whole genome shotgun sequence genomic region, the following are encoded:
- the LOC117129813 gene encoding uncharacterized protein LOC117129813 — MSGYEEELTISFFYGKIDTEAYLDWEKKMEFLFGLLYYTEKKKVCLAVNGLCGSAFSWWQRVSQTRRFEKKPQIISWVEMKTLMKKRFVSQWKLPKLKPEAATKLTTLDQPAYWSELPLKPAERRSVVPVLSLKQEEEKLQASILASPIKQIEESHKTEPEPTTLCLKLEEEAEVAEAECGHVPDQIKQEEKVPGGSSKALELLSLVEHLRVVKGLQQVVFEPGGSLCVVRRNKQILDQKATAYKLNFQGSFTLEKQDLWSNLFKGRENGMIKTICRDNEGESGGNTSFIRFITDQNKLRRDKQELVVVKEKPELEDEYGDQTTRPPDQKDVKLRVHCLMLMRRTWVGSSWREAFNCKLNKVEKSSALEATCSEESSKMLLRHEEGLQSFVFLPGGTREVMIYLMARSGTLELNYQGSIILQSLDLRTNPFKGGGDGVILIRIGINGLKPMYGSAIPLIMVQFNGQYHTLIGMIYEVLDREKRRTVGTALKQLEQRGFNQLSLTGAMETIHLVQICMENKENMSESFWIGLHLDLGEIRLFRSRKRVSARILIHLLSSWPNRTWRI; from the exons ATGTCTGGATATGAAGAAGAGCTTACAATTTCATTCTTCTATGGGAAGATTGATACAGAGGCATACCTTGattgggaaaagaagatggagtttCTCTTTGGACTCCTATACTACACTGAAAAGAAAAAGGTATGTCTAGCAGTCAATGGACTCTGTGGAAGTGCATTCTCATGGTGGCAGAGGGTTTCTCAGACTaggagatttgaaaaaaaaccaCAAATTATTTCATGGGTGGAGATGAAGACCttgatgaagaagaggtttGTCTCGCAGTGGAAACTTCCAAAACTAAAACCAGAAGCAGCAACAAAGCTTACTACTTTAGATCAGCCTGCCTATTGGTCTGAATTGCCATTAAAACCGGCTGAGAGAAGATCTGTGGTTCCTGTTCTATCATTGAAACAAGAGGAGGAAAAGCTGCAAGCTTCTATATTAGCTTCTCCAATAAAACAGATTGAGGAGAGTCATAAAACTGAACCAGAACCAACAACTCTTTGTTTAAAACTAGAGGAGGAGGCAGAAGTTGCAGAAGCTGAGTGTGGCCACGTGCCTgatcaaataaaacaagaagaaaaagttCCTGGAGGGTCATCTAAAGCTCTTGAATTG CTCAGCTTAGTGGAACATCTGAGAGTTGTTAAGGGCCTGCAACAAGTTGTTTTTGAACCAGGAGGAAGCTTGTGTGTGGTTagaagaaataaacaaattttggaTCAGAAAGCAACAGCATACAAGCTCAATTTCCAAGGTTCTTTCACTCTTGAAAAACaagatttgtggtcaaatcttTTTAAAGGGAGAGAGAATGGTATGATAAAAACTATTTGCAGAGATAATGAAGGAGAGTCAGGAGGTAACACGTCCTTTATCAGGTTCATAACTGACCAGAACAAGCTGAGAAGAGATAAACAGGAACTGGTGGTGGTTAAAGAAAAgccagaactggaggatgagtatGGGGACCAAACCACACGACCACCTGACCAGAAGGATGTTAAACTGAGAGTACATTGTCTCATGCTCATGAGAAGGACGTGGGTAGGATCATCCTGGAGAGAAGCATTCAACTGCAAACTCAACAAAGTGGAGAAATCATCTGCCTTAGAAGCCACATGCAGTGAGGAAAGTTCCAAGATGTTGCTGAGACATGAAGAAGGACTGCAGAGCTTTGTGTTTCTTCCTGGAGGGACTAGAGAGGTGATGATATATCTCATGGCCAGGTCAGGAACTTTGGAGTTAAATTATCAAGGTTCTATCATCCTACAGagcttggatttgaggacaaatccttttaaaggaggaggggatggtgtgatcctgatcaggattggaatcaatggattgaagccaatgtatgggtcagctataccactgatcatggtgcagtttaatggacagtatcatactcttattggcatgatctatgaggttctggatagagagaagagaagaactgtTGGTACTGCCTTGAAACAGCTTGAACAAAGAGGATTCAACCAACTGAGCTTAACAGGAGCTATGGAGACCATTCACCTCGTCCAAATATGTATGGAGAACAAGGAAAACATGTCAGAAAGTTTCTGGATTGGGCTACATTTGGATCTAGGCGAAATAAGGCTTTTTCGGTCCAGAAAAAGAGTTTCAGCCAGAATCTTGATCCACTTGCTTTCTAGCTGGCCTAACAGGACGTGGAGGATCTAA